GATTCCAGACGGAATCAAATCAAAGATCGAGGCTGCTCAGGCGGAGTTGCGCCGTGTGTTGCCGGCGCGCAATGTCCGTTGGACCCGGCGTGAACAGTTCCACCTTACGCTTAGGTTCCTGGGGGATGTGGAGGCGGCGCGGGTGGACTCGCTGGGGGAAGCGATGCGCAGGGCATGCCACGGCTTTGAGCCTTTGCGGCTGCGCGGCGAGGGCGTTGGGTGCTTCCCGGAACACGGGTATCCACGCGTCCTCTGGACCGGCGTGCGCGATGAAGAGGAGCAGTTGCCACGGCTGCACGCGGCGGTGGAACTCGCAAGCCGGGGTTTCACGACCGAAGCCAAGGAAGAACGCTTCACTGGCCACGTGACGCTGGCGCGCATTAAGGGCATTAAACGCGCTGAGGCAGAGGCGTTGAGCGGGGTGGTGGCAGGCATGAAGGACCGCCTTTTTGGCCATTGGACAGCGTATAAGATCGAGCTAATGCGGAGCGAACTCTTACCGCAGGGCGCCCGGCACACTCCGCTGGCGACGATTGCGCTGACCGAATCGCCCGCCAGCGCGTATGCATGAAGCTGCCGGGGGAGCGCGAGCATCTTGACCGCTTTGCGGATGGCGGACCAGACCAGCGGGCCAGATGCCCGCGCGCCTTCAGGCATACGCGCTAATCGCCCGCTAATTTGGCCTGATTTGGCTTGATTCATTTCCGACGGTGGGCAAGCTGTCGTTTTGCTGCGAGTGAACTAAACGATTACAACGACCATACCCTATGAGTGATACATCCAACCGGCGATCCGAAGAATTCCTCAAGATCAGCGACCAATTCCAGCTCGGCGTTCTGACAACCGAATCCTCCCACCCCGTCACGGCGAATTTAAGCGAAACTGCCAAAGGTGACGTGAGTGCGGGGCTGGGGCTGTTGTTCGAGGCGGACAGGGACAATGTCCGCAAGTACCAGGAGTTTGTGGAGTCAGGCCGGGCGCGGGGTATTGCAGACACGGTGCTGCGCGTGGTAAAGGGCGGCGGGAAGGTGTTTTGTACCGGCTGCGGTTCCACCGGGCGGCTGAGCATCCAACTGGTGTCCATCTGGCGCGACTTCTGGCAGAAGCAGGCTGCGCGCGGTCTGAAGTGCTCGCCGTCGGCGGAGGAGTTTGAGAACCGTGCGTTCAGTGTTATGGCCGGTGGGGATTTCGCCCTCATCAAATCGGTGGAGGGTTTCGAGGACTTCACGGAGTTCGGCAAGAAGCAGATCGGCGACCTCGGGGTGTCGGCCAAAGACGTGGTCTTCGCTATCACGGAGGGCGGCGAGACGTCGTTTGTGATCGGCACCGCCTGGAAGGGCTTTGAGGTCGGCGCCAAGGTCTATTTCGTCTATAACAATCCCGACGACATTCTCTGCAAGCACGTCAAGCGCAGCCGCGAAGTCATCCAGGAGCCGCGCATCGAGAAGATCAACCTGACTACCGGCCCGATGTCCATCACCGGCTCGACTCGCATGCAGGCGACGACCATTGAGCTCTGCGTGATGCTGACCGTGCTGGAAATGGTGCTGCGCGATCTGATGAAGGAACTGGAGCCCAACGGCCCATGCGCGCTGGACTCGAATTCCGTGCCGGCCGAGTTCCTGCGCAAACTGACCGAGATGCATGGCAACCTGATCGCACCCGAATTCCGGTCGCAGCTTGCCAAGGCCGTGTCGCTCGAAGAGTCCGTTTACCGGTCCAAGCACAAGAACAATTACTACGCCGACCGTTTCGGTATTGATGTGCTGACGGACACCACCGAGCGCTCGCCGACTTATTGCTCGCCACCATTCCGCAAATTCGATGATACGACGGCAACCGAGTCGTGGTCGTTCCTGTTCATGCCTTACGCGGATACGCCGAAGGCCTGGGAGCGGATCATCAAGCGTCAGCCCAAGTGCGTGGAATGGACCGAGCAGGAGGTCCGGGCGCTGGTGAGTGAGGACAAAGTGGCGCGCACCTACGAAATCGTGCGTAAGATCAGCGCCGCAGAGTTGATGAGGTTCAAGGTTGGCCTGGACGGCTTGAAATATCGGCCGCTGGGCGAGGGCGACAGTGCGGTGGGCATCGTTTCCGAGACCGAGAAGGCCTCGTTACTTGCCCCGGACGGTTTTCATCGTCGGCAGCTCGAAGCCGCGCAGCAGGTTGGCGCACAGATCGGGTTAATCTTCATTGGGCGCAATGAGTCCTTCCGGGAGATCAACGACTTCGTCTCCAAGTGGAACCCTCAGTGCGTTAAAGTGCTGGTGCCGGTGCCGGCCGCGGACTTCCTGTTGGACGGCGTGACACGCGTGGGCCTCAAAATGATGCTCAACGCCCTCTCGACCTGCACCATGGTGCGATTGGGGCGGGTGATGGGTAATTACATGATCTGGGTCGTGCCCAGCAACCTGAAACTCATTGACCGCTCGACTCGCTACATCCAGCGACTTACGGGCCTCGACTACCAGGCAGCCAACCAATTACTGTTTGAGGTCGTCGAATATGTCGAGCCGCGAATGAAAGCCGACCAGGCTTATCCGCCGGTAGTCGGCGTGTCCGTGATGCGGGTCCGACATAAGCTCAGCAACGAGGAAGCCGAGAAGCGACTGATGGCGGAGCTGTAAGTTGGGCTATACACGTTCGCCGGATCTTACTACGCTTCGGGGCACCTATGACACTCGACGACTTTCTACTTGATGCGGAAGACAAGATGAGCAAGACCGAGCAGGTGGTCGTGAAGGAGTTTGCCGGTGTGCGCACCGGCAAAGCCTCGCCCGCGTTGGTCGAGAACATCCTTGTGGAGGCTTATGGCTCGCAAATGCGCATTCGCGAACTTGCTGGTATCACTACCCCCGAACCGCGCACCCTGACAATCCAGCCCTGGGACGCCAACTCGCTGCATCCGATCGAGAAGGCCATTCTCAAGAGCAACCTGGGGCTCACGCCGTCCATTCAGGGCAAGGCCATTAGGCTGTTCTTCCCCGAACTCAGCGAGGAACGGCGCCAGGAATTCGTGAAGATCGTCCGCAAAATGGCCGAGGACGGGCGCGTGGCCATCCGCCATGTGCGGCGCGACACCTTGGACCAACTGAAGAAACACACCCACGATAGCGGTGTAACCGAGGACGACGTCAGGCATGCCGAGAAGGAAGTGCAGAAGCTGACGGACGAGTACATCGGCAAGATTGACCTCCACGTGGCGCACAAGGAAAAAGAAATCATGACCGTATAGGGCGGGGGATTGCCGGGACAATGGGGCGGCGGGCAGTGCCGGCATGTGCGGCCCTATCGGACGACTCAGCGTTTCGAAGCGCTGTTGGTCCGGGGTTCTTCGAAGCGAACGACGGTTTCTCCTGGTTTGGCGTAACCCAATGTCTCTCGGGCCAGCCGTTCCACGGCCTTCGGATCGAAGCGCAAGGCGTCAATGGAGGTGTGCAATTGCCTGGCGGTTTCCTCATGCTCCCGTATCATTTTCTGGAGCCGGTAGACTTCCTTCCGCATCCGTTGATTCTGCTTGATAAGGGGCAGATACCAAAATCCGACCAGTAGAACGCCAGCCACAAAGACGAGAAAGATCACCACTGGGGTCAGCCTGTCCCAGATACTAAGGTTCACTTTCATCGCGCTGAGTTAAACACGCGTCACGCGCGAACGGAAGCGAATAAATGCGCGCGCGACAGCACGTCACAGCGCGCTGGTTAGGAACGAACCACGACGTGGGCTCTCTATTCGCTTGTCAGGCGGCGAGCCGCCCGGTAAGACTAGACTCAGGATGATCAAAACGCTGCTGCTAATTATTGAGCCGGCCACGACTTGGGAGGGCATCTCCCGTGCCCGGCGCAGCGTGCCTTTTGTCCTGGTCGCGTTTCTGTTGCCACTATTGTTGCTCGCGTCGGTTGGGGAGGGCTACGGGCTGGTCAACTGGGGAAAGTGGCAGGATTTTGGCCGCCTGAAGAAATTCTCGGCGGCCGAAGCCTTAGTGGTCCAAACTGCTCAGATCGTGCTTTCGCTGGTTGTTGTGCTTATGGGCGCCTACTTCCTCAAGTTGGTGGGTGAGACGTTCTGCGGCCGGCATTCGTACGCGCAAGCTTTCGCTACGGTCGCTTACAGCCTGAGTCCGCTTTTTCTGCTGCGCCTGCTGGATGCATTTCGCGGGATTTCACCTTGGGTGAGCTGGGCGATTGGAATTCTGCTGTCTATCGGGGTGCTGTATCATGGGTTGCCGCGGATGATGGAGACTGACCCGGCGCACGCTTTTGGGCAGTTCTTCATGAGCGCCCTGCTCTTGGTGCTGGTCACCGGCTTGGTGCGGTTTGCCACCGCTGCCTACTTGCAGGGGAAGTTCACCAAGGTTCAGGTCATTGTTTCCGACTTGGCCGCGCAATTGCCTTTCTGACGATCCAACTGCGGCGCTTCAGTATCGCCAGCGCCGCCTCGTAATCCTGCCCCGTCAGTTCTTGCACGATGCGCACCGCACGGCCCCGCAGCTTTACGTTCGAGGGGTTCAAATCGATCATCAAATTGCTCCGCACTTTGCCCAGGCGCACCATCGAGAGTGTGGTGAGTAGATTCAAGAGCAGCTTCGTCGCCGTGCCCGCCTTCAGGCGGGTCGAGCCAGTCAACAACTCAGGCCCGAGGCTGGGAGCAATGACGATGTTGGGCCGCAACGCACGCGGTATCTCCAGAAAAGGGTTGAAGCACACCAAAGCGGTGGTTGCCCCACGCCGTTTCGCCTCTCGTAGCGCGCCCCAGACAAATGGCGTGGTGCCGCTCGCCGCGATGCCTACTACCACGTCCTGGCGGTTGATGCCGCGTGCCTTGATGGTCCGGACGCCGGCCCTCACGTTATCCTCCGCGCCTTCAACCGACTGCCACAGCGCCTTCTGTCCGCCTGCCACGATGCCTTGAACCAAGTCTGGTGAGGTGCGGAATGTGGGTGGGCATTCGCTGGCGTCCAGCACCCCCAGCCGTCCGCTGGTGCCCGCGCCGACATAGAACAACCGGCCACCGCTCCGAAACGCACGCACAATCGCCCGGATGACCAACTCTATGCGGCGATGTTCGTTCAGCAACTTTCTTGGTACGCGGGCTTCCTCGGAGAGCATCAGCGCGATCGCCTTTCTGAGGGAGAGTTTGTCCAGGTTCATAGACCGGCGGTGGCGCTGTTCGGTTGGGGATGGTTTTGCCGACCGCACGAGTTCCTTGTTGCCCAAATATCTCTCGTCTGACGTCTTTGGATCGCCCATCATCGGTGCCACTATTGATCAAGCCTGCGGCTTTTCAAAGCCTGAAGTGCAAAAGCGGAAACCAAATGCTGGACGACACCATAGCTGCAATTGCGACGCCGCTCGGCGAAGGCGGTCTGGCCGTGATCCGCATTTCCGGCCCGCAGGCGCTCGCAGTGGCCGATCGCTGCTTCCTCCCGGCGCGTGAAAATGCCGTGAAGCCGTCAGTCGCGGCGACCCACACCATTCATCTTGGTCATATTGTGAGCGACGGGCAGAAGGTGGACGAGGCGATGCTGGCGGTGATGCGCGCCCCGCGCACCTTCACGCGCGAACATGTGGTCGAAATCACCTGCCACGGCGGCATCCTGGCCACGAAGCTGGTGCTGGATGCGGTGCTTGCGGGCGGCGCCCGGCTGGCTGAACCCGGTGAATTCACACGCCGCGCCTTTCTTAACGGGAGAATTGACCTGGCGCAGGCCGAGGCTGTCTCCGACCTGATCCATTCGCGCACCGAGTTGGCGTTGCGTGCCGCCAACGAGCAACTCGCTGGCAGTCTCTCCCGGCGAATCGGCGAACTGCGCGACCAGATGCTCGAAACGCTTGCCCACGTCGAGGCGCACATTGACTTCCCCGAAGAGGACATCGCGCCGGATACCCGCAGCCGGCTCGTTGCGCGGCTTGAACGCGGCGTTGCCTTCATGGACGAGCTGCTGCGCACTGCCGGCGAGGGGCGAATCCTCCGCCGTGGCGTCCGAGGTGCTATTATCGGTCGGCCAAACGCCGGCAAGTCCAGTCTTCTCAATCAGCTCCTTGGCAGCGACCGCGCCATCGTTTCCGCCATTCCTGGAACTACCCGCGACACCATCGAAGAAACTACGAATATCCGCGGGCTGCCGGTCATGCTCGTGGACACCGCGGGGTTGCGCGAGGTCGACGACGAGATCGAAGCCGAGGGCGTTCGTCGCAGCCGCGAGGCCCTGCAACAGGCGGAGTTTGTCTTGCACGTGTTGGACGCGTCCGAGTTGCTGACACGCGCTGACGAGAGTTGTTTGGCGGAGTGCTCGGGTAAGAAATGTGTCTTGGTTCGGAACAAGATTGACCTGCCGGTCCGGCTGCAATTGCCACCAGGCCTAAGTGCCCCAGTAGTGGACGTTTGCTGCCTGACCGGGCAGGGAATTGAGCCGCTCAAGGACGAGATGAAGAAGTTGGTGTGGTCCGGCGAAATCAGAGCCGAGATGTTGCAGGTAATGATCAACTCGCGCCACCAAGATGCGCTCAACCGCGCGCGGGCTGCCACCCTGCGCGCGGTAGAAGACCTATGCGCCGCCCAGCCCCTTGAGCTCCCCGCCCTGGACCTGCGTATCGCAGTCAATGCAATTGGTGAAATTGTCGGCCAGACTACTACCGACGACATCTTGGATACAATCTTCAGCCAGTTTTGCATTGGCAAATAGGCGGGGCCATTTACAGGGCATGCCGTGAGCCCTCAAGTAGCGGGGGCGATTCGCACAGGGACTGCCCCTGCCTGCGGGAGCAAAATGTGACCCGACTTGACGCCTTGAGGCCCGAGGGGGGCTTCAAAGCATGCGTAACAGGAAGGTGAAAATCGCCATGGCGCTCAAGCCGATGGCGAAATTGGTCAGGACGAGAGCCTTGTGGTGTTTAAGGATCTCGCCGAAGACCGCGTGCACGGCGAGGAAGAAGAACCCGCCGCCGACGTGGGCGACGGCAGCGTCGAGCCAGAAGGTCGAGGCGTGTCGGAGGAAGAGCCACCCGAGGATGCCACCGAGGAGCGTGGTGGATTCAACGGCGGCGACGCGGAGCAGGGTTTGAGCGCGGTTGAAGCCAGCGCCCAGCAGAAGGCTGGCCAGAGCCAGGCCCTCCGGGACTTTATGAACACAGATGGCCAGGATGAGGGAGAGATCGAGCACGCGCCCGCCATGAGCGTGGGAGGTTTCGGCCTCGTGACCGGCAGCGAGGGCGACACCGTCGGCCACGCAGTGAACAGTCAGAGCCAAGGTCATGGCGGTGGCAATCTCGCTGAAATGGTGGGTGGCGGTTTCGTCAAAGTGGCTGGCCGCGCAGGCTGGGCAGACATGGTAAACGTATTTGCTGATAATGGCGAAAAGGACGTAGCCGGACCCGGCGGCGATCAGAGTGCCCCACCAGCGCAACACCACGAGGCTCTCTGGGAGAATCGCAAAAAGGGTCACACCCAGAAGGGTGCCGGCGCCGAGGCTGATCAAGGCGCAAAGCCGATGGTGCGATGTGCCGAGCGAAGCGCCAAGCGCGCCACCGCCGACCGCTAGGGCGAAGGCGAGCGCTACGTTAGCAATGGTCATGCTTTCCATGAATGAACGGGTTAAGGCTTGAATGTCTGCGACTGCGATTCAAGCGGAAAGTCTTTTGAGCGGAGGGGGGGCTGGGCTCCGGCGGTTGCTATGTGAGCGTTTCGGTAGCCAGCTTGACGGTGAGAGTTGAAGTCGCCCCCGGGGGCAGGCTGATGCTGTTCGAAGCAACATTGCCTGCTTCGACGCAGATCATGCGCTCGAACTCCTCGTCACCGAAGTCAGGCATTTGTCGTGACTTGGCAGTCCACGGGTTCCAGACCACGGTGGAGGCGGAACCATGTTTCTCGATACGGATTATGCGGCCGAAGCGCGGGTCAAGAATTTCCACGGTGCCGGTGGCGTTCTGGTAAACACGGTCCACTTCGGAGGCGATGCGAAGGGTCTCGTTGGTCTCGGTCTGCTCCACAAAATGGGCGACCTTATCCAGGTAGTTAAGGCCATTGAGACCGCTGACCGAAATGGCGGTGATGTCACTCACTTCAAAATAGGAATGCAGACAGTTCTCAAAAGTGAATTCAGCGTCGTTGGACTGGTTGGTAATAACGAGTTGCAGCGTCAGGGACTGGCTCACCGTGACAAGGTAGTCGGCGGTGAATGGCGTAAAGTCCGAAGCCTCAGGGCAGGCAGGCAAACGGAACCGCACACTGACGCTGCCATCCGGGGCTGGGGCGACTTCTTTGAGGTCCCAGGTCTTGACGCGGGCGAAGCCGTGCTGGCCTAAGCCCTCCCGCTGTCCAAACCAGGGGAAGACCACAGGGATGCCACCCCGAATAGGTTGGCCCTCGACAAAGCGGCTGCATTGGCTGAGGAAAAGCATGGGCGGCTCATCCTTCTTCTTGAATTGGGTGACATGCGCGCCCTGGAGGTAGATTGCGGCTGAGCTCCAGGGTGTGCTGATTTCGAGCATGGGCAGCTCGCCTTGGCCGTCGAGAAACGTCACGCGTCCGAGGGCGCCTGGGGCAGCCGTTGTGCCTGATTGACTGGTTGTCATATTTTGCCTCTGACCGGGACTATACCAGAGTCGGCATCGGCAGGGCACGTAGTTTTACGCGCCGCGCCGCGCACTCAAAAAGGCGCTCGGGCATTCACTTGCCCATCCTGGTTGCCGCTGGCACACTAAGCACACATGCGTGTATGGCTTCTGGCTTGGACAGAGAGACTGGAGACCTTTCTTTTCGAAGTGTTCGTCCAAGCCCGGCGCATTGTTCCACGTTTGCTGCGCGTGGACTGAAATTCCTATGCAATGCCTGTATCTCGCTCTTAGCATCACTTGGCTGTTAGCGATCACAGTGGTTAATACCCAGGCGGCAGGATTAGAACGGCTGAAATACCACAATCCCGGTCTGGTGGTGGACTTGGGGGTCGGATTATGGGCGTGGCCGTTGCCAATGGACTTTGATGGGGACGGCGACTTTGATCTTGTCGTCAACTGCCCGGACGTACCTTACAACGGTGTGTATTTCTTCGAGAACGCTGCCAGCGGCGGCAGATTGAACAAGCTGCCCGTCTTCAAACCCAGCCGCCGCATCAGCAGGGGGTTGCAGAATGTCCAGGTCAGTTACTTGAACGGCAGCCCATGCGTTCTTTCGCCAGGCCACGAGTATCCCGACTTTCTCAAGACCGGCCTTGCGACCGGGAAGCGACTCCCGATCTCTGCAAATATCCATCCCAACAAAGTCCGCGCGAACATGTGGCGCTACGTGGATTACGACGGCGACAACGCGCTCGATCTCGTGGTGGGGATTGGGGATTGGACGGATTATGGTTGGGACAACGCCTACACGCCCGAGGGCCAATGGACCAACGGTCCCCTGCGCGGTTTTGTTTATTGCATCCGCAACCATGGCACGACGGCGAAGCCTGTTTACGACAAACCAGTGAAGATCAGAGCGGGCGACAAACCGGTCGAGACATTTGGCTGGCCCTCGCCGAACTTCGCGGACTTCGACGGCGACGGCGATCTGGACCTTTTGTGCGGTGAATTCCTCGATGGCTTCACTTACTTCGAGAACATCGGCGCGCGCACCGCGCCGAAATATGCGCCAAGCTGCCGACTGACCTTGCCCCCCGGTGCGCATAAGTCTGCCCCTCCGTTCGCCTGGTTGGCGGAGAAGGAGAGCGCTGGCCTTCCTGGTTCGCCGAGACCGCTTGCGATGGACCTGGAAATGGTCACGCCGACAGCGATAGACTGGGACAAGGACGGCGACCTTGATCTCATCGTTGGCGACGAGGATGGACGCGTTGCTTTTCTCGAGAATACTGGCAAATTCACGACTGACCATACGCCGCAATTTCTGCCGCCTGTTTACTTCCAACAGGAGGCAGACGAGTTGAAGTGTGGCGCGCTGGCGACGCCAACAGGCGTTGATTGGGACGGAGATGGCGATATTGACATCGTTAGCGGCAACACGGCGGGCTATATCCTCTTCTTCGAGAACCTCAGCGGGCCCGGGGTCGAGAAGCCTGGTTGGGCCAGGCCGGAGTATCTCCGGGCAGGTGGCAAAGTAATCCGCGTAATGGCGGGTCCGAACGGCAGCATCCAGGGGCCCGCCGAAGCGAAGTGGGGCTACACGACGTTGAGCGTGGCGGATTGGGATGGCAATACCTTGCCCGACATCCTCATGAATTCTATTTGGGGAAAAGTGGTCTGGTTCAAGAACGTCGGCACGCGCAAGGCGCCCAAACTTGCCGCCGCGCAACCGATCGAAGTCGAATGGAACGGCCCGCAGCCTTCGCTCGCTTACGGGTGGCTTCGCCCCGAGGGCAAGGCGCTCCTCACTCAGTGGCGCACGACGCCATTTGCCGTTGATTGGAATCGTGATGGCCTGACCGACCTCATCATGCTCGACCAGCAGGGCTACCTTGCGCTATTCGAGCGTGCTAAACGCGTCGGCCAACTCGTGCTGCTCCCGCCCAGGCGCGTGTTTTGCGACGAGAGGGGGGAACCGCTGTCGCTTAGCAAAGGCTCCGCGGGCAAGAGTGGCCGCCGCAAGCTCTGCATCGTGGATTGGGATGGCGATGGCAACCTCGACATCCTCTTAAGTTCCGCCAATGCGACGTTTCTCCGCCAGGCGGATGCCCGCGATGGCAAGTGGTTCTTCCAGGACATGGGGCTGCTCGCGCGGCGGAACCTCGAAGGCCACGACGTCAGCCCTACCGTAGTGGACTTCAATGGCGATGCCGTTCCGGACTTCCTCGGCGGTGCGGAAGATGGACGTTTCTATTACCTCCGCAATCCTCGCGCTGCGAGCGAGCGAGGGAGCAACTTTGAACCGGGCAGGAAGCCCGGCGCGTGAACGACGATATTCCAGCGTCTCATCCCCTCCGCTACGCGTGGTTCGTGGTCGTGTTGCTGTTTCCGGTGGCGCTCCTCAACTACCTCGACCGGCAGATGCTCGCGACAATGAGGGTTTCGATGGTCGAGGACATCCCGAGCATCGCAAACAAGGCGGACTGGGGCATGGTGCTGGCTTGCTTCAAATGGACCTATGCGGTCCTGAGCCCGTTCGGCGGCTTCATCGCTGACCGGGTCAGCCGGCGGCATGTCATTGGGGCCAGCCTGCTCGTTTGGTCGGCGGTGACTTGGTGGACAGGACACGTCGCCACGTTCCATGAACTCATGGCTGCCCGTGCGCTTATGGGCGTTAGCGAAGCCTTCTACATCCCGGCCGCGCTCGCGTTGATCGCAGATTATCACCCGGGACTCACCCGGTCACGGGCGGTGGGGGTGCATCAGACCGGCATCTACGTGGGGCAAATTCTCGGCGGGTTTGCGGGTTACGTTGCAGATTCGCCGGAGCATGGCTGGCGCTGGGCGTTCACGACGTGCGGCCTGGTGGGTGTCGTTTATGCGATGCCCCTGTTCGCGATTCTGCGCAATCCCGTGCGCCCCGCCCCTGATGCCGTGACTCAAGTGGTGAGCGGCAACGTCTTTCGCGGGCTGCTCACGAACCGCAATTTCATTCTGCTCGTGCTCTACTTCACCCTGCCTGCAATCGCGGGTTGGGTAGTGCGCGATTGGATGCCCGACATCCTGAAAGAGAAATTTGGTCTCGGTCAGGGCCGCGCAGGCGTGAGCGCGATTCTCGTTGTGCAATTCGGCGCGCTCGTCGGCGCGCTGCTCGGCGGCACGCTGGCCGATCGTTGGATGCGCACCTCGCCGCGCGGGCGAATCTTCACGAGCGCCATCGGCACACTACTGTTGCTCCCCGCGCTTTTCAGCGTCGGTTACGCTGGCACGCTTGCCGTTGCCATCCTCGGCCTCAGCATCTTTGGGCTGGGTTGGGGGTTCTTTGACTGCAACAACATGCCCATCCTGTGCCAGGTGGCTCGCTCCGAGTGGCGGGCCACCGGTTACGGCATCATGAACCTCGTCAGCATCAGTTGCGGCGGTTTCGGGGACTGGGCTTTCGGCGCGTTGCGCGATCGGCACGTCCCGCTCAACCTCATATTCGGCGTCTTTGCCGGTGTTGCCCTGCTTTCCGTCGTTATCGTGCTGCTGATCAAGGCCGAGCCAAACCAGAGCGTTCGTGAACCTGAGGGCGCCCGGCGATCGGCAGATGCTTGACCAATTTCCGCGCGCAGTCCCGAACCTGCGCGGGGGAACTGCGGGAGAGAGAATATGCGGAACCGGCGGTCCTGAAATATCTTGTCGCCGTCCTGCAACGCGTTTCCGTTACTGTGTCGGCGGAGGCAGGGGACTGCGAAGAGCAGGGGGCTGGGGGGCAAACACCTTCAACGTGAAACCATCAACGTTCGCACTGGCGGCATAAAGAGTGAATGAAAAGTAATGCGCAACTTTGTTGAACGCGGGCAGGAGGG
This genomic window from Candidatus Paceibacterota bacterium contains:
- the thpR gene encoding RNA 2',3'-cyclic phosphodiesterase, which codes for MADSERFRLFIAVGIPDGIKSKIEAAQAELRRVLPARNVRWTRREQFHLTLRFLGDVEAARVDSLGEAMRRACHGFEPLRLRGEGVGCFPEHGYPRVLWTGVRDEEEQLPRLHAAVELASRGFTTEAKEERFTGHVTLARIKGIKRAEAEALSGVVAGMKDRLFGHWTAYKIELMRSELLPQGARHTPLATIALTESPASAYA
- the mnmE gene encoding tRNA uridine-5-carboxymethylaminomethyl(34) synthesis GTPase MnmE; translation: MLDDTIAAIATPLGEGGLAVIRISGPQALAVADRCFLPARENAVKPSVAATHTIHLGHIVSDGQKVDEAMLAVMRAPRTFTREHVVEITCHGGILATKLVLDAVLAGGARLAEPGEFTRRAFLNGRIDLAQAEAVSDLIHSRTELALRAANEQLAGSLSRRIGELRDQMLETLAHVEAHIDFPEEDIAPDTRSRLVARLERGVAFMDELLRTAGEGRILRRGVRGAIIGRPNAGKSSLLNQLLGSDRAIVSAIPGTTRDTIEETTNIRGLPVMLVDTAGLREVDDEIEAEGVRRSREALQQAEFVLHVLDASELLTRADESCLAECSGKKCVLVRNKIDLPVRLQLPPGLSAPVVDVCCLTGQGIEPLKDEMKKLVWSGEIRAEMLQVMINSRHQDALNRARAATLRAVEDLCAAQPLELPALDLRIAVNAIGEIVGQTTTDDILDTIFSQFCIGK
- the frr gene encoding ribosome recycling factor, which codes for MTLDDFLLDAEDKMSKTEQVVVKEFAGVRTGKASPALVENILVEAYGSQMRIRELAGITTPEPRTLTIQPWDANSLHPIEKAILKSNLGLTPSIQGKAIRLFFPELSEERRQEFVKIVRKMAEDGRVAIRHVRRDTLDQLKKHTHDSGVTEDDVRHAEKEVQKLTDEYIGKIDLHVAHKEKEIMTV
- a CDS encoding YIP1 family protein gives rise to the protein MIKTLLLIIEPATTWEGISRARRSVPFVLVAFLLPLLLLASVGEGYGLVNWGKWQDFGRLKKFSAAEALVVQTAQIVLSLVVVLMGAYFLKLVGETFCGRHSYAQAFATVAYSLSPLFLLRLLDAFRGISPWVSWAIGILLSIGVLYHGLPRMMETDPAHAFGQFFMSALLLVLVTGLVRFATAAYLQGKFTKVQVIVSDLAAQLPF
- a CDS encoding D-hexose-6-phosphate mutarotase, yielding MTTSQSGTTAAPGALGRVTFLDGQGELPMLEISTPWSSAAIYLQGAHVTQFKKKDEPPMLFLSQCSRFVEGQPIRGGIPVVFPWFGQREGLGQHGFARVKTWDLKEVAPAPDGSVSVRFRLPACPEASDFTPFTADYLVTVSQSLTLQLVITNQSNDAEFTFENCLHSYFEVSDITAISVSGLNGLNYLDKVAHFVEQTETNETLRIASEVDRVYQNATGTVEILDPRFGRIIRIEKHGSASTVVWNPWTAKSRQMPDFGDEEFERMICVEAGNVASNSISLPPGATSTLTVKLATETLT
- a CDS encoding septum formation initiator family protein — translated: MKVNLSIWDRLTPVVIFLVFVAGVLLVGFWYLPLIKQNQRMRKEVYRLQKMIREHEETARQLHTSIDALRFDPKAVERLARETLGYAKPGETVVRFEEPRTNSASKR
- a CDS encoding N-acetylmuramic acid 6-phosphate etherase codes for the protein MNLDKLSLRKAIALMLSEEARVPRKLLNEHRRIELVIRAIVRAFRSGGRLFYVGAGTSGRLGVLDASECPPTFRTSPDLVQGIVAGGQKALWQSVEGAEDNVRAGVRTIKARGINRQDVVVGIAASGTTPFVWGALREAKRRGATTALVCFNPFLEIPRALRPNIVIAPSLGPELLTGSTRLKAGTATKLLLNLLTTLSMVRLGKVRSNLMIDLNPSNVKLRGRAVRIVQELTGQDYEAALAILKRRSWIVRKAIARPSRKQ
- a CDS encoding VCBS repeat-containing protein — translated: MQCLYLALSITWLLAITVVNTQAAGLERLKYHNPGLVVDLGVGLWAWPLPMDFDGDGDFDLVVNCPDVPYNGVYFFENAASGGRLNKLPVFKPSRRISRGLQNVQVSYLNGSPCVLSPGHEYPDFLKTGLATGKRLPISANIHPNKVRANMWRYVDYDGDNALDLVVGIGDWTDYGWDNAYTPEGQWTNGPLRGFVYCIRNHGTTAKPVYDKPVKIRAGDKPVETFGWPSPNFADFDGDGDLDLLCGEFLDGFTYFENIGARTAPKYAPSCRLTLPPGAHKSAPPFAWLAEKESAGLPGSPRPLAMDLEMVTPTAIDWDKDGDLDLIVGDEDGRVAFLENTGKFTTDHTPQFLPPVYFQQEADELKCGALATPTGVDWDGDGDIDIVSGNTAGYILFFENLSGPGVEKPGWARPEYLRAGGKVIRVMAGPNGSIQGPAEAKWGYTTLSVADWDGNTLPDILMNSIWGKVVWFKNVGTRKAPKLAAAQPIEVEWNGPQPSLAYGWLRPEGKALLTQWRTTPFAVDWNRDGLTDLIMLDQQGYLALFERAKRVGQLVLLPPRRVFCDERGEPLSLSKGSAGKSGRRKLCIVDWDGDGNLDILLSSANATFLRQADARDGKWFFQDMGLLARRNLEGHDVSPTVVDFNGDAVPDFLGGAEDGRFYYLRNPRAASERGSNFEPGRKPGA
- a CDS encoding MFS transporter — encoded protein: MNDDIPASHPLRYAWFVVVLLFPVALLNYLDRQMLATMRVSMVEDIPSIANKADWGMVLACFKWTYAVLSPFGGFIADRVSRRHVIGASLLVWSAVTWWTGHVATFHELMAARALMGVSEAFYIPAALALIADYHPGLTRSRAVGVHQTGIYVGQILGGFAGYVADSPEHGWRWAFTTCGLVGVVYAMPLFAILRNPVRPAPDAVTQVVSGNVFRGLLTNRNFILLVLYFTLPAIAGWVVRDWMPDILKEKFGLGQGRAGVSAILVVQFGALVGALLGGTLADRWMRTSPRGRIFTSAIGTLLLLPALFSVGYAGTLAVAILGLSIFGLGWGFFDCNNMPILCQVARSEWRATGYGIMNLVSISCGGFGDWAFGALRDRHVPLNLIFGVFAGVALLSVVIVLLIKAEPNQSVREPEGARRSADA